A window from Vanessa cardui chromosome 21, ilVanCard2.1, whole genome shotgun sequence encodes these proteins:
- the LOC124538996 gene encoding putative glutathione-specific gamma-glutamylcyclotransferase 2 isoform X1: protein MWVFGYGSLVWKVDFNYEYKVVGYIEGFLRRFYQHSIDHRGTPEKPGRVVTLIPAADPSSKVWGVAYKIRTEDVEKVTNHLDFREKNGYSKKTVTFHPKDSNLQPIMLTLYVATMDNESYAGEAPIEDIAKQVISCSGPSGSNKEYVYNLATSMRQLFPGIEDEHLFALETAVKKLDPDL from the exons ATGTGGGTATTTGGTTATGGTTCTTTAGTGTGGAAAGTAGACTTTAATTACGAATATAAAGTTGTAGGTTATATAGAAGGTTTCTTAAGAAGGTTCTATCAGCACAGTATTGATCATAGAGGAACACCAGAGAAG ccTGGGCGTGTAGTGACTCTTATACCTGCTGCTGACCCAAGCAGTAAGGTATGGGGTGTAGCTTACAAAATAAGAACTGAAGATGTTGAAAAAGTCACAAATCATTTGGACTTTAGGGAAAAGAATGGCTATTCCAAGAAAACAGTTACATTCCATCCAAAAGATTCAAATCTACAACCTATTATGTTAACACTTTATGTAGCTACAATGGACAATGAATCTTATGCag GTGAAGCACCTATAGAAGATATAGCAAAGCAAGTCATAAGTTGTAGTGGCCCAAGTGGTTCTAACAAagagtatgtatataatttggcTACATCAATGAGGCAGTTATTTCCTGGCATTGAAGATGAACACCTTTTCGCACTTGAAACGGCAGTCAAAAAACTTGACCCAGatttatag
- the LOC124538996 gene encoding putative glutathione-specific gamma-glutamylcyclotransferase 2 isoform X2 gives MNFDGLYSKKNNPGRVVTLIPAADPSSKVWGVAYKIRTEDVEKVTNHLDFREKNGYSKKTVTFHPKDSNLQPIMLTLYVATMDNESYAGEAPIEDIAKQVISCSGPSGSNKEYVYNLATSMRQLFPGIEDEHLFALETAVKKLDPDL, from the exons ATGAACTTCGACGGCCTATACAGCAAGAAGAACAAT ccTGGGCGTGTAGTGACTCTTATACCTGCTGCTGACCCAAGCAGTAAGGTATGGGGTGTAGCTTACAAAATAAGAACTGAAGATGTTGAAAAAGTCACAAATCATTTGGACTTTAGGGAAAAGAATGGCTATTCCAAGAAAACAGTTACATTCCATCCAAAAGATTCAAATCTACAACCTATTATGTTAACACTTTATGTAGCTACAATGGACAATGAATCTTATGCag GTGAAGCACCTATAGAAGATATAGCAAAGCAAGTCATAAGTTGTAGTGGCCCAAGTGGTTCTAACAAagagtatgtatataatttggcTACATCAATGAGGCAGTTATTTCCTGGCATTGAAGATGAACACCTTTTCGCACTTGAAACGGCAGTCAAAAAACTTGACCCAGatttatag
- the LOC124538807 gene encoding CCR4-NOT transcription complex subunit 9 — MNNNMSAQQSPANMQAVVDREKIYSWILELCNPETRENALLELSKKREVVPDLAPMLWHSFGTIAALLQEITNIYVAMIPPTLTAHQSNRVCNALALMQCVASHPETRSAFLQAHVPLFLYPFLHTVSKTRPFEYLRLTSLGVIGALVKTDEQEVITFLLTTEIIPLCLRIMENGSELSKTVATFILQKILLDDSGLSYICQTYDRFSHVAMILGKMVLSLAKDPSARLLKHVVRCYLRLSDNPRAREALRQCLPDQLRDATFTACLQEDNSTKHWLAQLIKNLEAQPPPASPAQQNM; from the coding sequence atgaataataatatgagtGCCCAGCAGAGCCCGGCTAATATGCAGGCTGTGGTAGACAGAGAAAAGATTTACTCGTGGATTTTGGAACTGTGTAATCCCGAAACTCGTGAGAATGCTCTCTTAGAACTAAGTAAAAAACGTGAAGTTGTACCAGATTTGGCGCCTATGCTGTGGCACAGTTTCGGTACAATTGCAGCACTTTTACAAGAAATTACCAATATCTACGTGGCTATGATACCACCTACACTTACAGCTCATCAAAGTAATAGAGTTTGCAATGCGTTAGCATTGATGCAGTGCGTCGCATCTCATCCTGAAACGAGGTCGGCTTTCCTTCAAGCACATGTGCCATTGTTCCTTTACCCTTTCCTTCACACTGTTTCTAAAACTCGTCCATTTGAATATCTGAGACTAACTAGTTTAGGTGTAATTGGAGCTCTAGTGAAAACTGATGAACAAGAAGTGATCACTTTCCTCTTAACAACCGAGATAATACCATTATGTTTACGCATTATGGAAAATGGTTCAGAATTGTCAAAGACTGTGGCAACATTTATATTGCAGAAAATTTTACTAGATGACAGTGGTTTGAGCTATATTTGTCAAACCTATGATAGATTTTCACATGTAGCTATGATTTTAGGAAAAATGGTTTTATCTCTAGCCAAAGATCCATCCGCAAGGTTGCTAAAACATGTGGTGCGATGCTACCTCCGTCTTTCAGACAACCCCAGGGCTCGTGAAGCATTAAGGCAATGCCTTCCGGACCAATTAAGGGATGCAACATTTACAGCATGTCTTCAAGAAGACAATTCCACCAAACATTGGTTAGCACAATTGATTAAGAATCTGGAAGCCCAGCCGCCACCTGCAAGTCCGGCCCAACAGAATATGTga